The Haloterrigena turkmenica DSM 5511 genome includes the window CGGCCGACGGGCGTCTCGACTCGCATGACGACGGTGTTGGTCGTCACCCGAAAGATCGTCAGCAGCCACGAGCGGCCCGCCCGGGCCCACTCGCTGTGTCGAACGACGTCCTCGCCGTCGACCACGCGCGATCCGAGTTCCCAGCTCAGTCGCGATAAGTGCGGCAGATCGAACGGTACCGCGTCGGGGAGGGAGACGCCCGCGCCGGCCCCGTCCTGAAAGCCATGGGTAGCCATACCACGCGATTCGACACTCGAGCGGAAAAAGACATTCATCCGTGTTCGTTTATAAAAGATCACAGAGGATGGCGGTAGCGACGGGTCGAGCGGGGATGAAACTGGAACGGTGATCACGAACTCGAGCGACCGACGGCGAATTGCTGTCAAGAACGAATACCGGGGCCGGTGGACCGCCGCGTTCGGTTAGTCGCCGGGCGAGGAGCCCGACTCGGGACGGTAGCTCCGGCTGATGACCTTCCAGGAGCCGGTCTCGAACCGGTAGTAGGTGACGACGGCCGGAACGAGCGTCTCGAGGACTAAGGCGGCGTAGAGCGCGCCGATGCCGAGCGGTGTCGCGGCCTCGAGACCCGGCACCGGAACGGCGGCGGCGCCGAGGTAGGCGACGGGGATCGCGAAGACGTACAGCCCCAGCGCCTGCCCGTAGAACGGCCAGTTGGTGTCGCCGCTGGCTCGCAGCGGGCCGGTCGCGCCGCCGCTGATCCCGCGAAAGACGACGCTGACGCAGGCGACGGCGATGAACGTCGTCACCAGCGGGAGGATCGACGGATCGTCCACGAAGACGCGGCCGACCTGCTCGGCGAAGACGAAGACGATCGTCGCGCTGATGAGATAGACGCCGGTGCCGAACCAGAGCACCTCGCGGCCGTAGGTGTCAGCGGAGCGTTCGTCGCCGGTGCCCAGTTCCTGTCCGACGAGGCTGCTCGAGGCCAGCGAGAAGCCCCAGCCGGGGGTGTCCATCAGGTCTCGGACGCGGCGGGCGACGACGTAGGCCGCGAGGACGTTCGGCCCGAACAATGCGACGATCGCGAGCATCGGGAACTGGGCGGCCCGGCGGGCGCCGTTCGTAAAGACCAGCGGCGTACCGATCGAGAGCACGTCGCGGACGTCGGCCCGCGTTACGGGGGGCCACTCGAGGTCGAGCGTGACGGGGAATTCGCCGATAACCGGGAGACGGCCGGTCGTGAAGCCGACGACGAAGGCGGTCAACACGAGGACGTTCGCGACGACCGTCCCGATCGCCGCGCCGACGACGCCCATCTCCAGGACGAAGATCAACACGGCGTTGATCGCGACGTTGACGACGGCGCCGCCGGCCCGGAGCATCATCGGCGTCCACGCGTCGTCGGCGCCGACGAGGGTCCGGCTCCCGATGAGGTTCAGCCCGGCGAACGGGACGCCGAGAGCGAGAACGCGGAGGTAGTCGGTACCGTAGGCGATCGAGGCGGCGTCGTTGCCGACGAGTCCGATCAACCATTCGGGGACCGTCCCGTAGAGGACCCCGAGCGGCAGCATGATCGCGGCGGTGACGAGTGCGCAGGTCGTCACCGCGAGCGAGAGGTCGCGGACGGTTCCGCCGGTGTAGCGCTGGGAGACCAAACTGATCGTGGCGCCGGCGATTCCGCCGCTGATCCCGAAGGCCAGCCCCCAGTAGGGGGTCGCAAGGCCGACGCCCGCGATCGCCGCCGGCCCGAGGGCGATCCCGACCATCGCGACGTCCGCCGCGGACTTCGACATCCGGGCGAGCCCCGTGACGATCCGCGGCCACGCGAGGTCGGTCGTCCGCTCGACGCGCTGGGGAGCGATCACGCCCAGCCGCGCGAGCAGATACCCGACGGAGAGCAGCAGCCAGCGGAGGGGATTCGGGACGGTACGCAAGCGAGAACTCACAACGATGCGTCCGTGACCGAGCACTAAATGACTTCATATGTTGAGGTGTCTCGAGATATCCTCACACATTCAACCAGTAGTATACCATTATCGTTCATTATCGAAATCTCTCGATTCTGACATGCGGCCGCGAAAGCGCCGACCGACGGGACGGTGTTCATCCGATCGCTCGGACGCGGACCGCTCGAGTCGTCGCCGCGTTCGACCGACGTTTTTACCCCCGGGTCGCTAACTGCGGGTATGGAACGCAAGGAGTTTCGCGATCTCGCGACCCCCGAGGAGGCGCGGGCGGCGATCGACTCGCTGTCGCTCGAGGGCGGCCTCGAGCGCGTCTCGCTCGAGAACGCTCGCGGCCGGGTGCTGGCGGCGCGACTCGACGCCGAACTCGACGTGCCGGGGTTCGACCGGGCGAGCCTGGACGGCTACGCGCTCCGGGCCCGAGACACGTTCGGCGCCGACGAGGCCGATCCGGCGCGACTCGCGGTGGTCGGCGAGGTCCACGCCGGCGAGGAACCGGATGTCGCGCTCGAGGAGGGCCAGGCGGTCGAGATCTCGACGGGCGCGGTGATGCCCGACGGCGCGGACGCGATGGTCCCCGTCGAGCGGACCGATATCGACGGGGAAGGCGACGACGTACTGGTCCGAACGTCGGTCGCGCCCGGCGACAACGTCATGTTCGCCGGCGCGGACGTCGCGGCGGGCGAACGGGCGCTCGGCCCCGGGACGCAGATCACCCCCCGCGACATCGGCCTGCTCTCGGCGCTCGGGATCGACGAGATTCCCGTCCGCGCGCCCCCGAAAGTCGGCATCGTCTCGACGGGCGACGAACTCGTCCGACCCGGTGAGGACCTCCACAGCGACCGCGGCGAGATCTACGACGTCAACAGCTACACGATCGCCGCGGGCGTCGAGGACGCCGGCGGCGAGGCGGTGCTCTACCCCCACGCGGGCGACGAACAGGACGAGATGGAACGCATCCTGCGGGAGGCCGCCGAGGAGTGCGACCTCGTGCTCTCCTCGGGGTCGACCAGCGCGAGCGCGGTCGACGTCATCTACCGAGTGATCGAGGAACAGGGCGAACTGCTGCTCCACGGCGTCAGCGTCAAACCCGGGAAGCCGATGCTCGTCGGTCGCCTGCAGGACTCCGCGTACGTCGGGCTCCCCGGCTACCCCGTCTCCGCGATGATGGTCTTTCGCACCTTCGTCGCGCCCGCGATCCGCGAGGCTGCCGGCGTGCCGGAGCCCCGAGCCGCGACCGTCACCGGGGCGATGGCCCGAGAGGAGCGCTACGCGGAGGGCCGAACGCGGCTGATGCCCGTCGGCTTGATCGAGGATTCGAACGGCGAGACGCTCGTCTACCCCGTCGACAAGGGCAGCGGTGCGACGACCAGCCTCGCCGAGGCCGACGGCGTCGTCGAGGTCGGCCCCGAGACCGACTACCTCGAGGAAGGCGAGTCCGTCACCGTCCGCCTGTTCTCGCCGGACGTCCGGCCGCCCACGCTGCTGGGCGTCGGCGAGGACGATCCGACGCTCAACGGGTTGCTCGACGGCCTCGAGAACCCGCGCTACCTCTCGGTGGGCACCCGTCCCGGACTGCGACGGCTCCGCGAGGGCGTGCCGGACGTCGCGGTCGCGGCGGGGCCGCTCGATCGGACCGTCGACGCCGAGGAACTCGGCCGCTGGAGCCGCGAGTGGGGACTGGTCACGCAGGCCGGCAACCCGAAGGAAGTGGAGGACCTGGCCGACCTGGTCGAGCGCGACCTGCGCTTCGTCAACCGGACGAGCGACTCGGGCCTGCGCTCGAGCCTCGAGGCGGCCCTATCGGACCTCGCAACTGACCGCGACGCGAGCGCCCGCGACCTCCGCGAGGCCATCGACGGCTTCGACCTGGGCCTTCGGGCCCACGAGAGCCCCGCCCGCAAGGTCATCGCGGGCGAGGCCGACGTCGCCCTCGGACTGCGCGAGACCGCCGACCGGCTCGATCTGGGCTTCGTCCCCGTCGGCGAGCAGTCGGTTCGCGTCCTCGCGAACCCCGATCGGACGGGCAAGGAGAGCGTGCGGGAACTCGCCGCCGCCCTCGAGGGCGAGTTCGGGACCGAGTCCGACGAGTAACGGGGTCTCGGATCCGCCGCCCGAGGACGAGCCGCGATAGTCGATCGTCCCCGGCGGTATCAGCGAGAGCGACAGTCAGCTCCGTCTGAACAGCGCTTTTTACTCCAGTAGGGTGTACGAGTGGTAATGTCCACGATCGCCGAGTTCCGCCTTCCGGCTGCGGAGACGACACTGGGGGTCGCCCTCGAGCACGTTCCCGACGCCACGTTCGAACTCGAGTCCTCGGTGTCGAAGACGCGACCGTCCCTCTGGCTCTCCGACGTCGACCGCGAGCGGGCCGAGGCCGCCTTCGAGGCGGACCCATCGGTCGCGGGCCACGAACTCCTCGTCGAGACCGAGTCCCGGCTGCTGTACGACGTGACCTTCGTGGACGAGACGGTGCGGCTCAGCGACGAACTGCTCGCCGAGGGCGGCTCCCTGCTGGAGATGTGGGGCACCGACGGCTGGTGGCAGGTACGGGTCCGGTTTCGCGACCGCGACGCCCTCGTCGACGCCTACGACCGCCTCGAGGAGGCGGGTATCTCCGCCGACCTGCGCCGGGTCAGCGACGTCAACGGCGTCGCGGACGACGAGACGCAGCTCACCCCCCAACAGCAGGAGGCCCTCGAGGCCGCCCTCGAGCACGGCTACTTCGAGATTCCCCGCGGCATCTCGATGGAGGAACTGGCCGACGAACTGGGGATCTCCCATCAGGCGCTGTCCGAGCGGTTCCGCCGGGCCTACGAGACGCTGGTCGACGACGAACTCCAGCCGGCGAGTAACCGATCGGACCTCGAGTGACGCGAGCGGTCGTCGATTTCCCGCTCGCCGGACGCGACTGCGGGCGGCGACGAATGCATGGCTAAGGGTTACGCCCTCGAACGACGACGATGCCGTACATGCTCGAATTCTACCAAGCGGAGGGCTGTCCCCACAGCGCCGAGGTCCGAGAAACGCTCACCGATCTCGGCCTCTCGTACGTGATCCACAACCCTCGACGGCCCGGATCGGAGGGCGGCGACACGCTCAACGAACTGACTCAGCAGGCGATGGTCGACATCGGCGGCGAGGACGCGATTCCGTTTCTCGTCGACACCGACCGCGGCGAGACGCGCTACGAAAGCGAGGAGATCGTCGACTACCTCGAGACGCACTACGAGTGACGGCCGGGTGCGTCTCTATCGATCGTCTCGAGCACGCTGGCAGCGAATCGGGCTGTATGCACAGCTGACGAAGGGTAGTCGACGTATTCAGAACCCGCCATAGCAGCCGCTCTCGAGTGTTGAAGTGACGGGGTAGGTCAAGGCAGGTGAACCCACGTGGAGACCACGCGGGCTGAAAGGTGACTGCTGACCGTGCCGTCTACCCTCCCTTTCGCCTCTCGTCATAAAACACCACCGGTATGCGACTCCGATAGGGCCGAACTGATGACCGACGAACCGAGCGGTCGCCGCCACATCGGCCCGGTCCGCGGAAAATCCGAGTCGAAAGTCAGTCGCTCGAGGGGACCAGATCGTCGACGAAGATCTCGGCGGGGACGTCGGGCAACTGCGGGGGGATGACGCCGTCGCTCGAGTCGACGGCGTGGCCGGTCTCGACGTGGTGGTCGATCGCCGCACGCGATCGAGCCCGGGCGGACGGTTCGTCGGTCGCGCTCGCATGCCAGTCGCAGTGCAGACAGTACTTCATTCGTCTCTATCGCTATCTGCGACCACGCTCCTGAAGCTTTTTCGGTGTTCGGGAACCGCGAGTCGATCAGAACAGTTCGTCGAACGACTCGACGCGGTAGTCGCCGCGGACGCACCGACCGCGGCGCTCGTGGCCGACGCGCTCGACGTGGATCGCGTCGAGGCCGGCGTTCCAGGCCGCGCCGACGTCGCCGGCGCCGTCGCCAGCGAGGACGCCCGCGTGACCGTTCTCGCCGACGCCGAGGTCGTCCATCACGCGGTAGACGGGGTTCGGGTCGGGTTTCCACCCCGTCTCGGGCGTACAACAGAGGCGGGCGTCGAACCAGTCGCGAATGCCGAGGCGGTCGAGCACCGGCTCGCAGAGGAACTCCTGGCAGTGGGTCACTAGCCCCACGGGTTCCTCGAGGTCGGCGACGAACGCGGCGTCGTCGTGGAGATACGTCTGTTCGGCCCGCACCATCGGATCCTCCTCGTCGTGGAAGACGGTCCAGAACTCGTCGGGATCGATGCCCCACTGTCGGAGCTGTCGGTCTCGAGAGCCGGTCAGCCCGCTCCAGAGGATGTCGGCCTCCCGGTCGGTGAATTTGTACTCGAGTCGTTCACCGACCCGGTCGAACACGTCCCGGGTGTAGGACCACTCGACGTCGACGAGCGTGCCGTCGAGGTCGAGCAGCCAGAAGTCGTACTCGCCGTCCATCGGACACTGTGGTACGAGCGTCTCGAGTAAAGATGTATCGCCCCTTCGCAGCCGAGCACGGCGGCCCGTCGCGACCGGTAGTGGGACCCGGGCACAAATATCACACTCAGTAGCGGTAAATCGCACGGCCGTCGAGAGAGGCACTATCCACAATATATAACCGAGTGGTACCAGTCAATTATACTATGACGAAGAACGACGATAGTAGTCGAAACGGGACAGAGACTCCGACGGACGCGGTCGACGGCGGCGGATCCGATCTCGACGAATTCCTGCGGTTGCTGGGCGAACGGCGGCGGCGCTACGCGCTGTACGTGATGCGCGAACGGAACGTCGAGGAACTGTCTGTCCTCGCGAGACGGATCGCCGCGGAACTGGCCGGGGCGACTCCCGACGCCGTCGACGAGACACACCGGAAAGAGGTCGAAACGATGCTCGTCCACGCCGACGTCCCGGCGCTGGCGGCCGCGGGCATCGTCTCGTACGATCGGCGAACCGAAACGCTGCGTCTCGAGCACCTCCCGGAACCGCTCGAAGCGGTACTCGAGGCGTGTGCGACGCCCGACGGTGTAGACTCGTTGACAGGAGAGGGCGCGGACGGGGCGCCGACCGATCAGGGCTGAAACGAGCCGTCGCGGTGCTCGCGACCGAACCCGATGCGGTTCGGCGCTACTCGTCCTCGGTATCCGTCACTCGGATGCTCGAGCCGAGATACTTCGAGAGCACCTCCGACACGTTGTCGGCGTTAAAGAGGTCGAGGTCGTCGGCGATCGCGTCCTTCAGCGCCGCAAAGTACCCCTCGTCGACCTGTAGCTCGCGAAACGAGACGGACTCGACGGGTTCGCCGAGCCACTCCTCGGCGAGTCGGCGGCCGTAGTCGGCGTCGCCCACCTCGCCGCGCCACAGCGCATCGCGGAAGAAGAGCCAGCCCTCCTCGCCCGGCTCCGGGGCCTCGCGAAAGACGGTGACGGTCGTCTCGGTCGTCGACGGCTCGAGGCGGACCCCGGGCTCGTCGGCCTCGAGGCGGAGTTCGGCGCGGAAGACGTACCGGGCGTCCATCCTCAGGCGTCGCGCTCGGACTCGATCAGTTCGGCCATCTCGATGTCCTGGTCCGTGATCCCGCCCTCCTCGTGGGAGGTCAGGCGGATCTCGACTTCCTCGTAGCGGATGACGATCTCGGGATGGTGGAACTGCGCCTCGGCGATCTCGCCGACCATCTGGGCGAAGTTGACGCCGCGGAGGTAGTCGTCGAACTCGTAGGAACGAACGATCTCGTCGCCCTCGCGGGTCCACTCGTCGGGCAGTTGCGCGTCGATCTCGTCGTCGGAAAGTAGGTCGGCCATAGTCGCTCGAACGGAAGCCAATCAGATAACGATTGTGCCACGGCGTATTCGCCGCGACGGGTCTCGAGACCCCCTCGAGCGGATCAAATCGAGATGCAGCGGCCACGATGACAATAGTCGCGTCATACGACAACGTACATTACAAGCCGAATCGATAGCCGGAGCCGAGGCCGCGGACGATCGTGGCGCCGACAAGGACTTATCCACGAACGGAGTACGTGCTGGCAGTGTAATGTGTGACCGGTCAGGCGACTGTGCGAACGACGAGACGTGCCAACTCGTTCTCAAAAACGAACACACCGGGATCGAGACGACCGAGTACTACTGCAAGGCACACCTCGTCCTCAGAATATGGGAAGTCGAAGCCGACGACGCCCTCGATATCGTCGACGCGACGAAGCTCTGGCACTGACCGTTAGTCGTCGTCGGTCGCCTCGAGCGGCGAGGCGGTGCCGGTGACGGGTGGGGCGACCGGGCCGTCGTCGCCGGCGAAATCGGGATCGAACAGCTGAAGGGCGGTGTTGATCGTGCTCCAGTCGTCTTCGGCCGCCGCCTCGCGGAGGCTCTTGGTCGGTGGCGCGAGCAACTGGTTGACCAGCGCGTCGGCCATCGCCTCGACGACCTCTCGCTGTTCCGCGGTGAACTCTTCGCCCTCGAGTCGCGACAGGGCCGTCTCGAGTTCGCGCTCTTTCATGCGCTCGGCGGACTCGTACATCGCGGCGATCACTTGGTCGGCGCGGGCACGTTTGTACTGGTCACAGAGCAGGTCGAACTCGCGGTCGACCATCGATTCGACCTCACTGGCCGCGTCCGCGCGCTGTTCGCGGGTCTCCTCGGTGATCGATTCGAGGTCGTCCAGGTCGTAGACGGCGACGGTCGAGAGTTCGCCGGCAGCCGGCTCGACGTCACGGGGCTGTCCGAGGTCGACGACGACCCGGTCCGTCCCGGCCTCGGCGTCGGCGCCGCCGTCGGTTGCGAGGTGGTCCGGCTCGAGGATCGGCTCCTCGCTGCCGGTCGCGGTGACGACGACGTCGGCGTCGCCGGCGACGGCGGAAAGCGCCTCCAGCGGGACTGCCTCGGCGTCGACGTCGAGTTCGGCCGCGAGGTGTTCGGCGTGGGCGACCGTCCGGTTCGCGACGACCACTTCGTCGACCCCGGTGTCGGCGAGGCTACGAGCCGCGAGCCGACTCATTTCGCCGGCGCCGACGACGAGCGCGGTCGTTCCATCGATATCGATTTCGCGGCCGGCGAGTTTCGTCGCCGCTGACCCCAGCGAGACGACGCCCTCGTTGATCTCGGTCTCGGTGCGCGCCCGCTCGCCGACGTGGATCGCCTTCGTCACGGCGGTCTCGAGCATCTCGCCGATGCCACCGATGGTCCGGGCGTCCTCGTAGGCGGTCCGAACCTGTCCGAGAATCTGATCCTCGCCGAGGACGACCGACTCGAGGCCGGCCGCGACCGACAGCAGGTGGTGTAAGCTCCCGTCGTGGTCGCTGACGACGACCGCGTCGTCGTCGACCGCCGCGAAGAACTCCTCGAGTGCGGCTCGCCCGACGGAGGCGTCGGTGCCGACGACGTAGGCCTCGACGCGGTTACAGGTCGAGAGCACGTACGCCTCCTCGATCTCCGGCACCGAACACAAGTCGGCGACGGCGTCGCGCTGGCTCTCGGGACTCGCGTCCGCGAGGTCGTCGACGCTGCCGCTCTCGTGTGTTACGCGCGCAGCCGTGACGACTCCGGCCGAGATCATGGTCGATCACTCCCAGTATATAGCTCTTCGCCCAGCACGTCCTCAATCACTTGACGATAGTTGGAAGTACCGGTACGTAAAGCTGTCCAAAGGTCCGGAGAATTGACGACGTCGGTGACGATCTCCCGCCGTCGCTCGGGCGAGATATCGTGGGATTTCAGTTCCGTGCGCAACGCGGCACAGACCCGCGCCATCTCCCCCGCGCCGGCGAGCGTCTCCTCGAGGTCCTGTCGGAGATACTTGCTCAACGCGGGCGCGGTGCCGCCGGTCGCGATCGAGACGACGACGGGATCCTCGCGCACGGTCGCGGGGACGACGACGCTGCCGACGTCGCGCTCGCCCGATCGATCGGCGCGGTTGACCAGCGCGCCGCGCGCTCGGGCCGCCTCCGCGACGGCCTCGTTGAGCGCCGCGTCGTCGGTCGCGGCGACGACCAGCGCGGGGTCGGTCCGCTCGAGCCAGTCGTCGATGTCGGCCGGGTTAGGTGCGGCCCGGATCAGTTCGGCCGAGCCGAAGTCCCGATCGGCGAACGCGGGACTGACGACGACCACGTCGGCCTCGCGGGCGAACCGTCGGGCCTTCCGCGAGCCGACCCGACCGCCGCCGAAGACGAGCACCGTGGCGCCCGTGAAATCGTGCAGGAGTGGGATCATTCTGGTATCGAGCGCTCGTTCGTCATCCGTTACTCGGCCTCCGTGTTCGCATCGGCACGCTCGTCCAAACGAATACCCGTTTTCTTCAATATCTGTGTGGAGTGCAAGGTATCCCAGTCGTCGGCAGTTACGTCCCAGTAGTCGTCCATCCGTTCCCGAACCTGTTCGATTCGCCGCCGGCTCTCGTCCTCGCTGCGGCCGTGGGTCATCGCGAAGAAGTTGTACGGCCAGACCTCCTCGTGGCGCGGGCGCTCGTAACAGTGGGTGACGAAGGGGAGGGCGGCGATCTCGGGACCGACCTCCGCGACTCTGTCGTCGGGCACGTTCCAGACCGTCATCCCGTTCTCCGTGTAGCCCAGCGCGTAGTGGTTCGGCACGACGCCGATCCGGCGGATCTTCCCCTCCCGTTCGAACCGTTTGATCGTCTCGAGGACCCACTCGGTCTCTCGACCGATCGCGTCGGCGACGTCGGCGTACGGCGTCTTGGTGAGGGGGAGCCCGTTCTGGACCTCGAGGAGCAGGTCGCGTTCGGCCGGCGAGAGCGTCTCGCTGTCGACCGGAGTCACGTCGGGGCCCAGCTCGGTGCAGTCGATTCCGGCGCGCTCGACGTCGCCGTCGCCGTCCAGCGGGCCGTCGACGTAGAACTTCGCCTCGACGCGGAACTCCCGCTGTTTGGGCAGGTTGTACGTTTCCTGTCCGGTCTCGGCCTCGATCGCCGCGAGGACTTCTTCGACGCGATCCCCGTCAGCCACCGAGACGACGAACCACACGTTGAGATGGGGGTGTTCGCGCTCGTAGTTGTGGGCGACCTCGCGGTGGGCGTTGACCTGCTCGACGATCTCGTCGAACCGATCCTCGGGGGCGTGCATGGCGACCAGCGTCGCCGCGCCGCCGATCTCCTGGGCGTTGACGAGCGGGCCGAACCGGGAGAGGACGCCGCGCTCGTCCAACTCGCGGATCGTCTCGAGCAATCCGTCCGCCGTGATGTCGACCCCGCGGTCGCGCATGGCGGCTGCGGCCGGTTCGAACGGCCGTTCAGTGACCGGGAATCCGCCCTGAAAAGCGTTGACGACCGCCCGCTCGCGCTCCGTGAGGTCGACGTCAGTGGTCATACGCGGCACTCCGGACTACCGAACTATAAGGAACTCGGAGACGTGCTCCTCGGGACGACTCGGACCCGCTCGAGGGTCCCGTACGGAGGCGACAGCTGTCCGAAAATCGCCGCGTCGGCTCGGTCCCCTACTCGTCGCCTCGGACGCCGGTGACCTCGTGGCCGAGCTCGCGGATATCCTCGAGAATGGCCTCGTGGTCCGCCGTCGCCCGGTAGTAGATGACGATGTCGAAGCTCCCATCCCGAAGCAGTTGCTGACACTCCCAGACGAACTCCTCGTCGTCCAGGGTCAGCCCTTGGTGTTGGTTCGAGGAGAAATCGGGGTCGTCGTTCCCCGAGTAGACGTAGCAGTCCTCGGGATCGTACTCCGAGCGCTCGGCGATGATATCGCCGACGTCGAGGGTCGCCTGCATCATCTGGACGTCTGCCTGACCGTCGTAGTCGGTGTGAACGATCGCCCCGTTGAGATCGATCTCGCCGGGCTCGAGCAGTGCCTTGGTTCGCTGGTAGAGGTCGTCGTCGATCGCGTCTGCCATTGTCAGAACTGAACGGGGCCGAACGGATAGCGGTCACGATTTTCTCGAGGAGCTTGCGTTCTCATGCTGCTAGATGCCACACAAGACACATAGGGATAGAAGACCTTTACTCCGATAATGAAGCGGTGGCTCCGTGAACGCGTCGACGCTGCCTACGAGGGGTTGCTCTCGCGGGAGATTTCCGGCGCACCGACCCACGTCGCAGTGATTCAAGACGGGAACCGACGGTACGCCCGCCGCAAGGGCGACGACGCTCCCGAGGGCCACCGCGAAGGTGCACAGACGACCGAACGGGTCCTCGAGTGGTGCCAGGACATCGGCGTCGAAGAGTTGACGCTGTACACGTTCTCGACGGAGAACTTCGATCGACCCGACGAGGAGAACGAGCAACTGTTCGATCTCCTCGAGAGGAAACTCCACGAGTTCGGGGACGCCGACCGCGTCCACGACAACGGGGTCCGCATCCGAGCGCTCGGCGACGTCGACCGGCTCCCCGAGCGGGTCCGCGAG containing:
- a CDS encoding MATE family efflux transporter, translating into MSSRLRTVPNPLRWLLLSVGYLLARLGVIAPQRVERTTDLAWPRIVTGLARMSKSAADVAMVGIALGPAAIAGVGLATPYWGLAFGISGGIAGATISLVSQRYTGGTVRDLSLAVTTCALVTAAIMLPLGVLYGTVPEWLIGLVGNDAASIAYGTDYLRVLALGVPFAGLNLIGSRTLVGADDAWTPMMLRAGGAVVNVAINAVLIFVLEMGVVGAAIGTVVANVLVLTAFVVGFTTGRLPVIGEFPVTLDLEWPPVTRADVRDVLSIGTPLVFTNGARRAAQFPMLAIVALFGPNVLAAYVVARRVRDLMDTPGWGFSLASSSLVGQELGTGDERSADTYGREVLWFGTGVYLISATIVFVFAEQVGRVFVDDPSILPLVTTFIAVACVSVVFRGISGGATGPLRASGDTNWPFYGQALGLYVFAIPVAYLGAAAVPVPGLEAATPLGIGALYAALVLETLVPAVVTYYRFETGSWKVISRSYRPESGSSPGD
- a CDS encoding molybdopterin biosynthesis protein → MERKEFRDLATPEEARAAIDSLSLEGGLERVSLENARGRVLAARLDAELDVPGFDRASLDGYALRARDTFGADEADPARLAVVGEVHAGEEPDVALEEGQAVEISTGAVMPDGADAMVPVERTDIDGEGDDVLVRTSVAPGDNVMFAGADVAAGERALGPGTQITPRDIGLLSALGIDEIPVRAPPKVGIVSTGDELVRPGEDLHSDRGEIYDVNSYTIAAGVEDAGGEAVLYPHAGDEQDEMERILREAAEECDLVLSSGSTSASAVDVIYRVIEEQGELLLHGVSVKPGKPMLVGRLQDSAYVGLPGYPVSAMMVFRTFVAPAIREAAGVPEPRAATVTGAMAREERYAEGRTRLMPVGLIEDSNGETLVYPVDKGSGATTSLAEADGVVEVGPETDYLEEGESVTVRLFSPDVRPPTLLGVGEDDPTLNGLLDGLENPRYLSVGTRPGLRRLREGVPDVAVAAGPLDRTVDAEELGRWSREWGLVTQAGNPKEVEDLADLVERDLRFVNRTSDSGLRSSLEAALSDLATDRDASARDLREAIDGFDLGLRAHESPARKVIAGEADVALGLRETADRLDLGFVPVGEQSVRVLANPDRTGKESVRELAAALEGEFGTESDE
- a CDS encoding helix-turn-helix domain-containing protein produces the protein MSTIAEFRLPAAETTLGVALEHVPDATFELESSVSKTRPSLWLSDVDRERAEAAFEADPSVAGHELLVETESRLLYDVTFVDETVRLSDELLAEGGSLLEMWGTDGWWQVRVRFRDRDALVDAYDRLEEAGISADLRRVSDVNGVADDETQLTPQQQEALEAALEHGYFEIPRGISMEELADELGISHQALSERFRRAYETLVDDELQPASNRSDLE
- a CDS encoding glutathione S-transferase N-terminal domain-containing protein: MLEFYQAEGCPHSAEVRETLTDLGLSYVIHNPRRPGSEGGDTLNELTQQAMVDIGGEDAIPFLVDTDRGETRYESEEIVDYLETHYE
- a CDS encoding HAD family hydrolase codes for the protein MDGEYDFWLLDLDGTLVDVEWSYTRDVFDRVGERLEYKFTDREADILWSGLTGSRDRQLRQWGIDPDEFWTVFHDEEDPMVRAEQTYLHDDAAFVADLEEPVGLVTHCQEFLCEPVLDRLGIRDWFDARLCCTPETGWKPDPNPVYRVMDDLGVGENGHAGVLAGDGAGDVGAAWNAGLDAIHVERVGHERRGRCVRGDYRVESFDELF
- a CDS encoding DUF7344 domain-containing protein — translated: MTKNDDSSRNGTETPTDAVDGGGSDLDEFLRLLGERRRRYALYVMRERNVEELSVLARRIAAELAGATPDAVDETHRKEVETMLVHADVPALAAAGIVSYDRRTETLRLEHLPEPLEAVLEACATPDGVDSLTGEGADGAPTDQG
- the lwrS gene encoding LWR-salt protein, which translates into the protein MDARYVFRAELRLEADEPGVRLEPSTTETTVTVFREAPEPGEEGWLFFRDALWRGEVGDADYGRRLAEEWLGEPVESVSFRELQVDEGYFAALKDAIADDLDLFNADNVSEVLSKYLGSSIRVTDTEDE
- a CDS encoding 4a-hydroxytetrahydrobiopterin dehydratase, coding for MADLLSDDEIDAQLPDEWTREGDEIVRSYEFDDYLRGVNFAQMVGEIAEAQFHHPEIVIRYEEVEIRLTSHEEGGITDQDIEMAELIESERDA
- the hemA gene encoding glutamyl-tRNA reductase; translation: MISAGVVTAARVTHESGSVDDLADASPESQRDAVADLCSVPEIEEAYVLSTCNRVEAYVVGTDASVGRAALEEFFAAVDDDAVVVSDHDGSLHHLLSVAAGLESVVLGEDQILGQVRTAYEDARTIGGIGEMLETAVTKAIHVGERARTETEINEGVVSLGSAATKLAGREIDIDGTTALVVGAGEMSRLAARSLADTGVDEVVVANRTVAHAEHLAAELDVDAEAVPLEALSAVAGDADVVVTATGSEEPILEPDHLATDGGADAEAGTDRVVVDLGQPRDVEPAAGELSTVAVYDLDDLESITEETREQRADAASEVESMVDREFDLLCDQYKRARADQVIAAMYESAERMKERELETALSRLEGEEFTAEQREVVEAMADALVNQLLAPPTKSLREAAAEDDWSTINTALQLFDPDFAGDDGPVAPPVTGTASPLEATDDD
- a CDS encoding precorrin-2 dehydrogenase/sirohydrochlorin ferrochelatase family protein; protein product: MIPLLHDFTGATVLVFGGGRVGSRKARRFAREADVVVVSPAFADRDFGSAELIRAAPNPADIDDWLERTDPALVVAATDDAALNEAVAEAARARGALVNRADRSGERDVGSVVVPATVREDPVVVSIATGGTAPALSKYLRQDLEETLAGAGEMARVCAALRTELKSHDISPERRREIVTDVVNSPDLWTALRTGTSNYRQVIEDVLGEELYTGSDRP
- the ahbB gene encoding siroheme decarboxylase subunit beta, yielding MTTDVDLTERERAVVNAFQGGFPVTERPFEPAAAAMRDRGVDITADGLLETIRELDERGVLSRFGPLVNAQEIGGAATLVAMHAPEDRFDEIVEQVNAHREVAHNYEREHPHLNVWFVVSVADGDRVEEVLAAIEAETGQETYNLPKQREFRVEAKFYVDGPLDGDGDVERAGIDCTELGPDVTPVDSETLSPAERDLLLEVQNGLPLTKTPYADVADAIGRETEWVLETIKRFEREGKIRRIGVVPNHYALGYTENGMTVWNVPDDRVAEVGPEIAALPFVTHCYERPRHEEVWPYNFFAMTHGRSEDESRRRIEQVRERMDDYWDVTADDWDTLHSTQILKKTGIRLDERADANTEAE